The Neospora caninum Liverpool complete genome, chromosome X genome includes a region encoding these proteins:
- a CDS encoding MGC81273 protein, related — protein MGELTQAKFLVETQQEHEERRAQHRSALTSEKVLEQLLSRARASRAERLGATASFSPLEESPFPSFSGSAGASAGAQPGARLASSSRSPSPCGSLSPQDDDSPLSPAFPTFTLETDDAFTSAVWGRSEERAGKKAVSSVDRGFALSFGASATVGRRQAMEDTMQTVPCFLDGSSAYFAMFDGHNGSDLAHFARLQMHPMLAQTLAAFSSDVSALPKASLQRALVDVFHQMDRAYERRSPSAGDGSTALVLLVRWAEDRSGLNRRRRQRDVPSEAGGEAGARRNRVELFLAHAGDTRAVLGRVVAPRWGEEGKEEAARARRTKVKADRLTQDHKPNREDERMRIERHGGTVVDLGCPRVMVGSINMALAVSRCLGDFALKRFSEHIILATPDVSSRVFTVAKGCGELVPAQDAFVVIASDGLWDVLTDEEAAKLVQRRIDSYFSRREKSGEGGDLGKKSEKDRGRATGAASGTNAKAEKHGRDGWYDEGEEERQSEDEGTWWERGRKRKGVDSEQTQRDQKTGIAGETEQDVEAEDAGAFEDYVPKAVLETAANDLIRLALARMSQDNISVLIVHFAWRRRPKTI, from the exons ATGGGGGAGTTGACGCAAGCCAAGTTTCTTGTGGAAACCCAGCAAGAGCACGAAGAGCGTCGTGCGCAACATCGAAGCGCCTTGACTTCCGAGAAAGTCCTCGAGCAACTCCTCAGCCGAGCGAGGGCGAGTCGCGCGGAACGCTTGGG cgcgacggcttcgttctcgcctctcgaggagtctccctttccgtccttctcgggATCTGCGGGGGCGTCTGCCGGTGCGCAACCTGGtgcgcgcctcgcgtcttcttcccggtcgccttctccctgtgGGAGTTTGTCGCCGCAAGACGACGactcgcctctttcgccaGCGTTTCCGACGTTCACGCTCGAGACTGACGACGCTTTCACGTCTGCGGTCTGGGGACGTAGCGAGGAGAGGGCTGGCAAGAAGGCCGTCAGCTCCGTCGACCGAGgcttcgcgctctccttcGGGGCAAGCGCGACAGTCGGTCGCAGGCAGGCGATGGAGGACACGATGCAGACTGTGCCGTGTTTCCTGGACGGAAGTTCCGCGTACTTTGCCA TGTTTGACGGGCACAACGGGAGCGATCTCGCGCACTTTGCGCGGTTGCAAATGCACCCGATGCTGGCCCAGACGCTcgctgcgttttcctcggaCGTCTCGGCGCTCCCGAAGGCTTCGCTCCAGAGGGCCCTCGTGGACGTTTTTCACCAGATGGATCGCGCGTACGAACGGCGCAGTCccagcgcaggcgacggctCCACTgcgctcgtcctcctcgtcaGGTGGGCGGAAGACCGGAGCGGTTTGAATCGACGCCGAAGGCAGCGCGACGTTCCAAGCGAGGCCGGCGGCGAGGCTGGGGCGCGCCGCAACCGCGTGGAGCTTTtcctcgcgcatgcaggcgacaCGCGCGCAGTTCTCGGGAGAGTCGTAGCCCCCAGgtggggagaagaagggaaggaagaggccgcgcgcgcgagaagaaccaAGGTAAAGGCCGACAGGCTCACGCAAGACCACAAACCGAACCGCGAGGACGAACGCATGCGAATCGAACGACACGGAGGCACGGTCGTCGACCTCGGATGTCCACG AGTCATGGTCGGGTCCATTAACATGGCGCTCGCGGTCTCACGTTGTCTGGGCGACTTCGCTTTGAAACGGTTCTCTGAGCACATTATTCTCGCCACTCCGGACGTCTCTTCGAG GGTTTTTACGGTTGCCAAGGGCTGCGG AGAGCTCGTCCCTGCCCAGGACGCGTTCGTGGTGATTGCGAGCGACGGGCTCTGGGACGTTCTCACAGACGAGGAGGCTGCGAAACTCGTTCAGAGACGCATCGACAGCTACTTCagccggcgagagaagagcggcgagggcggggaCCTGGGGAAGAAGTCGGAGAAAGACCGAGGCAGAGCGACAGGCGCAGCGTCGGGGACGAAcgcgaaagcggagaagcaTGGACGCGATGGATGGTatgacgaaggagaagaagagcgccaaagcgaagacgaaggcacTTGGTGGGAACGGGGACGGAAACGGAAGGGCGTGGACTCAgaacagacgcagagagatcAGAAGACCGGAATcgcgggagaaacggaacagGACgtcgaagcggaagacgcaggagcctTTGAAGA CTACGTCCCCAAGGCCGTGCTCGAGACCGCCGCAAACGATTTGATTCGCCTTGCCCTCGCGCGCATGTCGCAGGACAACATCTCCGTTCTCATCGTCCATTTCGCATGGCGGCGACGACCAAAAACGATCTAA
- a CDS encoding LOC100145439 protein, related, with product MIVAGDLFDTTLCVTLGFTTMAAAALGNWISDLMGLWLGSRIEALSSRLLPIPKPGLTPEQRESPICRQHYYIGTGIGISIGCLLGMTPLLFLDTKEGERRKQQREHARVLHSEVAAALQNYLQAERVVLYLLDSTDNTLYTLVDGQRVCVPSHVGTPGVVFETGKLISWEGRHVKDTQETNGGPLSEREKSVSLSSLSSLLIASPLCAIINDNYSDRSSSSSPSSSPSSPSSSSSSSSSPSSSSSSSSSSSSSSSSPSSSSSSSPSSPSSSPSSSSSSVRASVSSLPCAVSPPETREEKTSGVEEDAERAYLISPLLSAFSAFWSRVRGRVDTATGDTEKREKEETEPRPSIGQRTDAGGTESAHEGKADGQKAPKAKTDNEAHKNGEASSLPFPGVHTPSGASEVRHVLAAPVFGFEGNIIGVIEVINPIRRSRFSRQDRDFLISICPHIAVEVEGHQHLTKILELCRKQAASREKATPVSDREVDDESWLEPQNDM from the exons ATGATTGTGGCAGGCGACTTG TTCGACACAACTTTATGCGTGACTCTCGGCTTCACCACCATGGCGGCGGCCGCTCTGGGCAACTGGATCTCCGACTTGATGGGTCTGTGGCTGGGTTCTCGGATCGAGGCTCTCagctctcggcttctccctaTCCCGAAACCGGG CTTAACACCGGAACAGCGCGAGAGCCCCATATGCCGCCAGCACTACTACATTGGGACTGGTATCGGGATTTCGatcgggtgtctcctcg GCATGAcacctctccttttcctcgacaccaaggaaggcgagagaagaaagcaacagagagaacatgCGCGCGTGCTACACTCAGAAGTCGCTGCAGCACTCCAGAACTACCTCCAGGCTGAGCGCGTCGTCCTCTACCTCTTGGACTCCACCGACAATACGCTCTATACGCTTGTAGATGGCCAGCGCGTCTGTGTACCC TCTCACGTAGGCACTCCCGGCGTTGTGTTCGAGACCGGCAAACTCATCAGTTGGGAAGGGAGGCATGTGAAGGACACCCAGGAAACAAACGGGGGACCTTTAtcagagcgagagaaatcagtttctctctcttctctgtcgtctctcctcatcgcttcccctctctgtgcaATCATCAACGATAATTACAGCGATCGTagttcttcttcatctccttcttcgtctccttcttctccgtcttcctcttcttcgtcttcttcttctccgtcctcctcttcttcatcttcctcttcttcgtcttcctcttcttcgtctccttcgtcctcctcttcttcgtctccttcttctccgtcttcctctccatcgtcttcctcttcttccgttcgtgcttctgtttcttcactTCCGTGTGCTGTATCCCCACctgagacgagagaggagaagacatCCGGGGTGGAGGAAGATGCGGAACGGGCGTATTTGAtctctccacttctttcagctttctctgcgttttggAGCCGCGTCCGAGGGCGAGTAGACACGGCTAcgggagacacggaaaagcgagagaaagaggagacagaacccCGCCCTTCGATTGGACAGAGGACAGACGCGGGAGGGACAGAATCCGCACACGAGGGCAAAGCAGATggacagaaggcgccgaaggcTAAGACTGATAACGAAGCACACAAGAACGGTGAAGCTTCTTCACTTCCCTTtccgggtgtacatacaccctCCGGCGCGTCGGAAGTGAGGCACGTCTTGGCGGCCCCTGTGTTTGGGTTTGAG GGGAACATCATCGGCGTCATAGAGGTGATTAACCCCATCCGGCGGTCTCGCTTCAGCCGACAGGACCGAGACTTCCTCATCTCCATATGTCCCCATATTGCAGTTGAAGTCGAAGGTCACCAACATCTCACCAAGATCCTCGA ATTGTGTCGGAAGCAGGCGGCTagccgagagaaggcgacgcccgTGAGCGACCGCGAGGTTGACGACGAAAGTTGGCTCGAACCCCAAAACGACATGTAG